A genomic stretch from Schistosoma haematobium chromosome 2, whole genome shotgun sequence includes:
- a CDS encoding hypothetical protein (EggNog:ENOG410VIW3~COG:S~SECRETED:SignalP(1-23)) has protein sequence MIMKYISVVVLIFTTLMLNTYNAKEENSLEPTSILFNFTDSQTTAFENWIEVSDAILFGGRSKAAIVRLNGRNYQSALLFYLLNPRENGSSFAGVYRQLDTPDISKYTGVVIDLHRQGVNSKFQFILYGECSDVRNCESHESEFDAMRYSITPEIRGIVIIPFENFSAYFRGTPKSGSNDLNLSHTSRIGIKVYGGSNAPENQFGPGSIEIFTISAYKLRNVYNNSELLIYLTPFNFTDPEITSFDDWIDVSEAVLIGVQSKAIDVRHTSYIQNPTFEMNFYGNCSKIFFCPSYKSLFYVT, from the exons atgataatgaaatatatctCTGTTGTCGTCTTAATATTCACAACTCTTATGCTCAACACTTACAATGCTAAGGAAGAAAATTCATTAGAACCAACATCAATTCTATTCAACTTCACTGATTCCCAAACCACTGCATTTGAAAATTGGATTGAGGTATCAGATGCAATTCTATTTGGAGGGAGATCTAAAGCTGCAATCGTACGACTAAATGGAAGG AATTACCAATCGGCATTATTGTTCTATCTACTCAATCCACGAGAAAATGGATCGAGTTTCGCTGGTGTTTACAGGCAATTGGATACTCCGGATATTTCAAAATATACAGGTGTTGTAATTGATCTACATAGACAGGGTGTAAATTCTAAATTTCAATTTATACTCTATGGCGAATGTTCAGATGTACGGAATTGTGAATCACATGAGTCGGAATTCGATGCAATGAGATATTCAATT ACACCTGAAATACGAGGAATAGTGATAATACCATTTGAAAACTTTTCCGCATACTTTCGTGGAACACCGAAATCTGGTTCAAATGATCTAAATTTATCTCATACATCACGTATTGGAATAAAAGTATATGGAGGAAGCAATGCGCCAGAAAACCAATTTGGTCCAGGTTCCATCGAAATATTCACTATTTCAGCATATAA ATTACGTAATGTGTATAATAACAGTGAACTTTTAA TTTACCTCACTCCATTCAACTTCACTGATCCTGAAATCACTTCATTTGATGATTGGATTGATGTATCAGAGGCAGTTCTAATTGGAGTTCAATCTAAAGCCATTGACGTTCGACATActtcatat ATTCAAAATCCTACTTTCGAAATGAACTTCTACGGTAACTGTTCGAAAATATTCTTTTGTCCATCATATAAATCCTTATTCTATGTGACATGA